The Dokdonella koreensis DS-123 genome has a segment encoding these proteins:
- a CDS encoding PLP-dependent aminotransferase family protein: MKRYEALAEAIAESIRSGVLRPGDRMPSVRQASISREVSPSTVFQAYYLLEARGLIRARDRSGYYVTAGSQALLPEAQQASLPEPESAPVAVSERVFEVLESTAERDVVPLGSAFPSPHLFPLQRLARVMAATVPRLDPWSSVDDLGPGNARLRRQIALRYLTDGLHVRTEDIVVTNGALEALNLCLGAVTRPGDAVVVESPAFYAALQALERNGLHAIEVPTHPREGVDLAALAQVLERHRPKACWLMTNFQNPLGSLMPDAKKRDLVALVTRHQVPLIEDDVYGELYFGARRPVPAKAYDSEGWVMHCASFSKCLAPGYRIGWTVPGRFGRAVTRLKLSTSLGASIPAQATLAAYLEKGGYDKHLRQLRHALSVQQNAMLQSVARHFPEDTRTTRPDGGYFLWVELPPHVRALDIHRYALSHGISVAPGPIFSARGDYGHCLRLNYGHAWDARSEAAMATLGRLVRAFRDPA; encoded by the coding sequence ATGAAACGCTACGAAGCCCTCGCCGAAGCCATCGCCGAATCGATCCGCAGCGGCGTGCTGCGCCCGGGCGACCGGATGCCGTCCGTGCGCCAGGCCAGCATCAGCCGCGAGGTCAGCCCGTCGACCGTCTTCCAGGCCTACTACCTGCTGGAGGCGCGCGGGTTGATCCGTGCGCGCGACCGCTCGGGCTACTACGTCACGGCCGGCTCGCAGGCGCTGCTGCCCGAGGCGCAGCAGGCTTCGCTGCCGGAGCCCGAGTCGGCACCGGTCGCGGTCAGCGAGCGCGTGTTCGAGGTGCTCGAATCGACCGCCGAGCGCGACGTGGTGCCGCTCGGCTCGGCCTTCCCGAGCCCGCACCTGTTCCCGCTGCAGCGGCTGGCACGCGTGATGGCGGCCACCGTGCCGCGGCTCGATCCGTGGAGCAGCGTCGACGACCTCGGCCCGGGCAATGCGCGGCTGCGCCGGCAGATCGCGCTGCGCTACCTGACCGACGGCCTGCACGTGCGCACCGAAGACATCGTCGTCACCAACGGCGCGCTGGAAGCGCTCAACCTGTGCCTCGGCGCGGTCACGCGGCCCGGCGACGCGGTGGTGGTCGAGTCGCCGGCCTTCTACGCCGCGCTGCAGGCGCTCGAACGCAACGGCCTGCACGCGATCGAGGTACCCACGCACCCGCGCGAAGGCGTGGACCTGGCCGCACTGGCCCAGGTGCTCGAACGCCACCGGCCCAAGGCCTGCTGGCTGATGACCAACTTCCAGAACCCGCTCGGCAGCCTGATGCCGGACGCCAAGAAGCGCGACCTGGTCGCGCTGGTGACGCGCCACCAAGTGCCGCTGATCGAGGACGACGTCTACGGCGAGCTCTACTTCGGCGCGCGCCGGCCGGTGCCGGCCAAGGCCTACGACAGCGAGGGCTGGGTCATGCACTGCGCCTCGTTCTCCAAGTGCCTGGCGCCCGGCTACCGGATCGGCTGGACCGTGCCGGGTCGCTTCGGGCGCGCGGTGACCCGGCTCAAGCTCAGCACCAGCCTGGGCGCGTCGATCCCGGCCCAGGCGACGCTCGCCGCCTACCTGGAGAAAGGCGGCTACGACAAGCACCTGCGCCAGCTGCGGCATGCACTGTCGGTGCAGCAGAACGCGATGCTGCAATCGGTGGCGCGCCATTTCCCCGAGGACACCCGCACCACGCGGCCCGACGGCGGCTACTTCCTGTGGGTGGAGCTGCCGCCGCACGTGCGTGCGCTCGACATCCACCGCTACGCGCTCTCGCACGGCATCAGCGTCGCGCCCGGGCCGATCTTCTCCGCGCGCGGCGACTACGGCCACTGCCTGCGGCTGAACTACGGCCACGCCTGGGACGCGCGCAGCGAAGCGGCGATGGCGACGCTCGGCCGGCTGGTGCGTGCCTTCCGCGATCCCGCCTGA